From Rickettsiales bacterium, one genomic window encodes:
- a CDS encoding CvpA family protein: MIEAQFNMFDAAVLIVMLLSTMLAFFRGFVREFLSLGAWVGAGAITVYLFDDVAEWIKPHTKQDMVAYLIGGVGTYIVALLSFSIVNSTIIRYVKSAEEIGMFDNFLGMMFGLLRGGFIISLGYLVLSLVIDNENPPLWVKQAMTQPYAQKGAIMLANVAPGYLEDISSLGEKLEAQTKTVGNSDDDSDSDGEVNLLEAGSNLLKMNQDKGYSDNERQLLEQIMKSRE, translated from the coding sequence ATGATTGAAGCTCAATTTAACATGTTTGATGCAGCGGTACTGATTGTTATGCTGCTTTCCACCATGCTCGCTTTCTTTCGCGGCTTTGTGCGCGAATTCCTTTCACTCGGTGCATGGGTGGGTGCGGGTGCGATTACCGTCTATCTGTTTGATGATGTCGCTGAATGGATCAAACCCCATACTAAACAAGACATGGTGGCCTACTTGATTGGCGGCGTAGGCACGTATATTGTCGCCTTACTCAGCTTCTCCATCGTGAATTCGACGATTATTCGCTATGTCAAATCAGCCGAAGAAATCGGCATGTTCGATAATTTCCTCGGCATGATGTTCGGATTGCTGCGTGGTGGATTTATCATCTCATTAGGCTATCTCGTGCTCTCACTTGTGATTGATAACGAAAATCCACCGCTTTGGGTGAAACAGGCTATGACCCAACCTTACGCGCAAAAAGGCGCCATCATGCTCGCCAATGTGGCTCCGGGTTATTTAGAAGATATTTCGAGCCTCGGCGAAAAACTTGAAGCGCAAACCAAAACCGTCGGTAACAGTGACGACGACAGTGACAGTGACGGCGAAGTAAATCTTCTCGAAGCGGGTAGCAACTTGCTCAAAATGAATCAGGATAAAGGCTACTCCGACAATGAACGCCAGCTCCTCGAACAGATCATGAAGTCTCGCGAGTAA